From Synoicihabitans lomoniglobus, the proteins below share one genomic window:
- a CDS encoding agmatine deiminase family protein produces the protein MVAATPRRSSEIATPAALGFRMPAEWEPQEAVWLSWPHKRASWPGLFRNIPATFAGYVAAISRFEKVRINCAAALQPRALKLCTKAGADMAQVEFYDHPTNDAWCRDHGPIFVKQRQTGEVALTDWMHNAWGGKYPPYDLDNEIPPSISRALKLRRFEKSMVLEGGSIDVNGKGLLLTTEQCLLHPNRNPDLTRADIERALKDYLGVRRILWLGEGIVGDDTDGHIDDISRFFRADGIITCVEKNRRSPNHKLLAANLERMRDFRTMQGKPIEVVELPMPRPVVIKGEQVPASYANFLIVNDAVLAPTFRQPRRDVEACGIIGGCFPGREIVPIDCAELIWGLGTLHCLSQQQPA, from the coding sequence ATGGTTGCCGCGACCCCTCGTCGTTCGTCAGAAATAGCCACGCCCGCCGCGCTCGGCTTTCGCATGCCCGCCGAATGGGAGCCGCAGGAAGCCGTGTGGTTGTCATGGCCCCACAAACGCGCTTCGTGGCCGGGACTGTTTCGCAACATTCCCGCCACCTTCGCGGGCTACGTGGCCGCGATCAGCCGTTTTGAAAAAGTGCGGATCAACTGTGCGGCGGCGTTGCAACCTCGCGCCCTGAAATTGTGCACCAAAGCCGGAGCCGACATGGCCCAGGTGGAGTTCTACGACCATCCCACCAACGATGCCTGGTGCCGCGATCATGGACCGATATTTGTGAAGCAACGGCAAACCGGTGAGGTCGCACTGACCGACTGGATGCACAACGCGTGGGGCGGCAAATACCCGCCTTACGATCTCGACAATGAAATTCCGCCGTCGATCAGCCGTGCGTTGAAGCTGCGCCGTTTCGAGAAATCGATGGTGCTCGAAGGCGGCTCCATTGATGTGAATGGCAAGGGACTGTTGCTCACCACTGAGCAGTGTCTCCTGCACCCGAATCGCAATCCGGATCTTACTCGCGCCGACATCGAGCGCGCCTTGAAGGATTACTTGGGAGTGCGTCGCATCCTGTGGTTGGGAGAAGGCATCGTGGGCGACGACACCGATGGCCATATCGATGATATTTCCCGATTTTTCCGCGCTGATGGTATAATCACCTGCGTGGAAAAAAACCGTCGCAGCCCGAACCACAAATTGCTCGCCGCCAATCTCGAACGGATGCGCGATTTCCGCACCATGCAGGGCAAACCGATCGAAGTCGTCGAATTGCCGATGCCGCGACCGGTCGTGATCAAAGGCGAGCAGGTGCCCGCGAGCTACGCGAATTTTCTGATCGTGAATGATGCGGTGCTGGCGCCGACGTTTCGCCAACCGCGACGCGATGTGGAAGCCTGCGGTATCATCGGCGGTTGTTTTCCCGGCCGCGAGATCGTGCCGATTGACTGCGCCGAACTCATCTGGGGACTCGGCACGCTCCATTGTCTTTCCCAACAACAACCCGCCTGA
- the rpsA gene encoding 30S ribosomal protein S1, whose product MSSIMEELLAESNFTLNTEGSIVQGLITEIRQHEVVVDIGGKSEGVIPAHEFIDVGDLQVGSEIEVLVEKVEDKGGNPVVSYDKAQQKKNWENILTKFPEGTIAAGRVRSKVKGGLIVSIGVDAFLPASHIDVQPPKNLDQYVGQTYDFKVLKINLDRKNIVLSRRELIEEQRANKRRDLLESIEPGQTRKGIVKNITDFGAFIDLDGMDGLLHITDMSWGRISHPSEMLRQGEEIEVMIIEVNREKERVSLGLKQTTNNPWDEIDKKFPVGSKIHGKVVNLVPYGAFIEIEPGVEGLVHITEMSWTKRISKPSELLRVGEELEAVVLGIQKDEQKISLGLRQLEPNPWDMVRHNYPVGARVHGKVRNMTTYGAFIELEEGIDGMVHVSDMSWTRKVNHPSEVLKKGDEVDAIVLDVDAQQQRISLGMKQLATDPWSDIDAHFKIGDVVEGVVTKLTSFGAFIDLKDGIDGLVHISQISEDRIDKVKDVLNAGDKVNARVIKIDRDERRLGLSIKAANYSEDELAAETASFDALSRDTSGDMMNLGDILDGAVGKDD is encoded by the coding sequence ATGAGTTCCATAATGGAAGAGCTCCTCGCGGAGTCCAACTTCACCCTCAACACCGAAGGCTCGATTGTTCAGGGTCTTATCACTGAGATCCGCCAGCACGAGGTCGTTGTCGACATCGGCGGCAAATCTGAAGGCGTCATCCCGGCCCACGAGTTCATCGACGTCGGCGACCTTCAGGTCGGTTCCGAAATCGAAGTCTTGGTCGAAAAAGTCGAAGACAAGGGCGGTAACCCCGTTGTTTCCTACGACAAGGCGCAGCAGAAGAAGAACTGGGAGAATATTCTCACCAAGTTCCCTGAGGGCACCATCGCGGCTGGCCGCGTGCGCTCCAAGGTCAAGGGCGGCCTGATCGTTTCGATCGGCGTCGACGCCTTCCTCCCGGCTTCGCACATCGACGTGCAGCCGCCCAAGAACCTCGATCAATACGTGGGCCAGACCTACGATTTCAAGGTTCTCAAAATCAATCTGGACCGGAAGAACATCGTTCTCTCCCGTCGTGAGCTCATCGAAGAGCAGCGCGCCAACAAGCGTCGCGATCTCCTCGAGTCCATCGAGCCAGGCCAAACCCGCAAGGGCATCGTCAAGAACATCACCGACTTCGGTGCGTTCATCGACTTGGACGGCATGGATGGCCTGCTGCACATCACCGACATGAGCTGGGGTCGCATCTCTCATCCGAGCGAAATGCTCCGTCAGGGTGAAGAGATCGAAGTCATGATCATCGAGGTGAACCGTGAGAAGGAGCGTGTCTCCCTCGGCCTCAAGCAGACCACCAACAATCCTTGGGACGAGATCGACAAGAAGTTCCCGGTCGGTTCCAAGATCCACGGCAAGGTGGTCAACCTCGTTCCCTACGGCGCGTTCATCGAGATTGAGCCCGGCGTCGAGGGTCTCGTCCACATCACCGAGATGTCCTGGACCAAGCGTATCTCCAAGCCTTCCGAGCTCCTGCGCGTCGGTGAGGAATTGGAAGCGGTGGTCCTCGGTATCCAAAAGGATGAGCAGAAGATCTCCCTCGGCCTGCGTCAGCTCGAGCCGAACCCGTGGGACATGGTTCGCCACAACTACCCGGTCGGCGCTCGCGTCCACGGCAAGGTGCGCAACATGACCACCTACGGCGCCTTCATCGAACTCGAAGAAGGTATCGACGGTATGGTTCACGTCTCCGACATGAGCTGGACCCGCAAGGTCAACCACCCGTCCGAAGTCCTCAAGAAGGGCGACGAAGTCGACGCCATCGTGCTCGATGTCGATGCGCAACAACAGCGTATCAGCCTCGGCATGAAGCAACTCGCCACCGATCCGTGGAGCGACATCGACGCCCACTTCAAGATTGGCGACGTTGTCGAAGGTGTGGTCACCAAGCTGACCTCCTTCGGTGCGTTCATCGACCTGAAGGACGGCATCGACGGTCTCGTGCACATCTCGCAAATCAGCGAGGATCGCATCGACAAGGTGAAGGACGTCCTCAACGCCGGTGACAAGGTCAACGCCCGTGTCATCAAGATCGACCGTGACGAGCGCCGTCTCGGCCTCTCGATCAAGGCCGCCAACTACTCGGAAGACGAGCTGGCCGCCGAGACCGCGTCGTTCGACGCCCTCAGCCGCGACACCAGCGGCGACATGATGAACCTGGGC